In one Chitinophaga sancti genomic region, the following are encoded:
- a CDS encoding urease accessory protein UreF, whose translation MQNWLPYLLHLSDPALPVGAYSHSNGLETYVQQGIVHDATSAGTYIRNMLEYNFIYNDGFFAWQGYMAAAAGDLSLLLELDEECTALKSSMEMRQASQKLGLRLLKLMMPLTKHAFAKEYASQTTGHYCLVFGVYAYLLGIPLEEAMVAFYYNAATGMVTNCVKLVPLGQQQGQEILYSLLPLLSSWAAKTQLIPRELAGRCSPAFDISCMQHEKLYSRLYMS comes from the coding sequence ATGCAAAACTGGTTGCCATACCTGTTGCACCTGTCCGATCCGGCACTACCGGTAGGTGCTTACTCTCATTCCAATGGGCTGGAAACCTATGTGCAGCAGGGGATCGTACACGATGCAACAAGCGCGGGTACTTACATCCGCAATATGCTGGAATATAATTTTATTTACAATGATGGTTTCTTTGCATGGCAGGGCTATATGGCTGCTGCGGCAGGAGATTTGTCTTTGTTGCTGGAACTGGATGAGGAATGTACTGCATTGAAATCATCCATGGAAATGCGACAGGCCAGTCAGAAACTGGGCTTGCGTTTGCTGAAGTTGATGATGCCATTGACTAAGCATGCATTTGCAAAAGAATATGCTTCACAAACAACGGGTCATTATTGTTTAGTATTTGGCGTATATGCTTACCTGCTGGGTATTCCATTGGAAGAAGCGATGGTTGCATTCTATTACAATGCAGCTACGGGGATGGTCACGAATTGTGTGAAACTGGTACCATTGGGTCAACAGCAGGGGCAGGAAATATTATATAGTTTATTACCCTTATTATCTTCATGGGCAGCTAAGACGCAATTGATTCCACGTGAGCTGGCAGGCCGCTGCAGCCCTGCATTTGATA
- the ureE gene encoding urease accessory protein UreE, giving the protein MILINSIQGNVQSFDPGARVLDLLQLEWFETGKKIMRRHTRDGREIGWKVVKELPVLQDGDILWKDDHTLIAVSILPAAAIVLKPLSMLDMATICYEIGNKHLPLFIVNEEVLVPYEDPLFRWLEAKGYAPRQEQRVLTNMLRSNVLPHEHGSGTTLFSKILQLTTKS; this is encoded by the coding sequence ATGATCCTGATTAATTCGATACAGGGGAATGTGCAATCTTTTGACCCTGGCGCACGGGTCCTGGATCTCTTGCAGCTGGAATGGTTTGAGACAGGCAAAAAGATCATGCGTCGTCATACCCGTGATGGGCGTGAAATAGGCTGGAAGGTGGTGAAAGAATTACCCGTTTTGCAGGATGGAGATATTCTATGGAAGGATGATCATACCCTCATTGCCGTAAGTATATTGCCCGCTGCTGCAATTGTGCTCAAACCGCTTAGTATGCTGGATATGGCGACGATCTGTTACGAGATAGGCAACAAGCACCTGCCTTTGTTTATTGTAAATGAAGAAGTATTGGTGCCTTACGAAGATCCCTTATTTCGCTGGCTGGAAGCTAAAGGATATGCGCCCAGGCAGGAACAGCGGGTATTGACAAATATGCTGCGCAGTAATGTGCTGCCACATGAACATGGATCAGGCACTACACTGTTCAGTAAAATACTGCAGCTGACTACTAAATCATAG